A genome region from Planctomycetia bacterium includes the following:
- a CDS encoding site-specific integrase — MRSHIWTTEELARLYTACDSLTGRFRDGLTKSAYARALVRTAYETAVRLGDVAHWRFEDIAPDGSITWTERKTSKERTIVLSPETLAAIDTLRRPGAVLIFGGVLDRSNFCGWFRALVKSAGLSGYFARIRSTRLHDVLSMGRD, encoded by the coding sequence ATGCGATCTCACATTTGGACCACCGAAGAACTCGCCCGTTTGTACACCGCTTGCGATTCGCTCACCGGACGATTCCGAGACGGCCTGACGAAATCCGCCTATGCCCGCGCGCTGGTAAGAACCGCTTACGAAACCGCCGTGCGGCTCGGCGACGTGGCGCATTGGCGCTTCGAAGACATCGCCCCCGACGGATCGATCACTTGGACCGAGCGAAAGACGTCTAAGGAACGGACGATCGTTCTCAGTCCTGAAACCCTCGCGGCGATCGACACGCTTCGACGTCCCGGCGCCGTGCTGATCTTCGGCGGCGTGCTCGACCGGAGCAACTTCTGCGGCTGGTTTCGGGCGCTGGTGAAGTCGGCCGGGCTCAGCGGTTATTTCGCTCGGATCCGCTCGACGAGGCTTCATGACGTGTTGTCGATGGGTCGCGACTGA
- a CDS encoding tyrosine-type recombinase/integrase, protein MSTDTDLEPFPFTMSATLADFFEQCYLRDRSIQQSTAKGYRIHIRRFDRWLERPSTIADLTQEPVNAFLRFVCDDKSPDTARGAKATLLTLWRHAIDFEPAILDPRGILKLERQRALQRATRCWGREQIQRLLQEAERETGKFRGKRLRRADFWRAYILTAYDTGLRSGTLFQLRAEDIAADGPLIVRNQRGKTYSVTISEVTRKAILATNPSTRPFVFRVLERRHFYKIFKQLIEAAGLTGTGEYLRQTPGMIEKASPEPLHDVLPESHAVHSSPAAERQETPKPVLKIRKARSSETGKWRSLATEPGSPQSLYEYFAKVYRPRKLLGKSPRTSVMYLMSFDRFGDYLQRTPTIADLNEEAICGFLEARLASGLAHQTVDKESDKIVALSNYAARKRHIPEFLDIPQINPAETLPTCWQREQVSQLFRACREATGTFGAAPRSVWWGAFHALCIVTGERTEAMLSLRWEWLQGLTLSVPAQVRKGKRKAARYRLPPNVVEQLEELRRYTEREGKIFAVPWKDITSSFYGHYTALLKRAGLPDSRRFKPQCLRRTFASFLEAGGGDATEALGHSDRSVTRESYLDTSITLAGKEAASAIVWRELGLASRPLAITYAPSGESSPDVA, encoded by the coding sequence ATGTCCACCGATACCGACCTCGAACCTTTCCCTTTCACCATGTCGGCGACGCTCGCCGACTTCTTCGAGCAATGCTATCTACGTGATCGATCGATTCAGCAAAGCACGGCCAAAGGCTATCGCATTCACATCCGTCGCTTCGACCGTTGGCTCGAACGTCCGTCGACGATCGCCGATCTAACTCAGGAACCTGTGAATGCGTTCCTACGCTTCGTCTGCGACGACAAGAGTCCCGACACCGCTCGCGGGGCTAAGGCGACGCTCCTAACTCTCTGGCGGCATGCCATCGACTTCGAGCCTGCGATCCTCGACCCGCGAGGGATTCTCAAGCTGGAACGACAACGAGCGCTCCAACGGGCCACGCGCTGCTGGGGCCGCGAGCAGATCCAGCGGCTTCTCCAAGAGGCCGAGAGAGAGACCGGGAAGTTCCGCGGCAAGCGGCTCCGGCGGGCCGACTTTTGGCGTGCGTATATTCTGACGGCCTACGATACGGGCCTACGATCGGGAACGCTCTTCCAGCTCCGAGCGGAAGACATCGCAGCGGACGGCCCGCTCATCGTTCGTAATCAGCGGGGGAAAACGTACTCGGTCACGATCTCGGAGGTAACGCGTAAGGCGATCCTCGCCACGAATCCAAGCACGCGCCCGTTCGTGTTTCGCGTCCTCGAACGCCGCCACTTCTATAAGATCTTCAAGCAACTCATCGAAGCGGCGGGTCTCACCGGAACGGGAGAGTATTTACGCCAAACCCCAGGGATGATCGAGAAGGCCTCGCCGGAACCGCTGCATGATGTACTACCGGAATCGCATGCCGTGCATTCGAGCCCGGCGGCCGAACGGCAGGAAACACCCAAGCCGGTTCTCAAGATCAGAAAAGCTCGCTCGTCCGAGACGGGGAAGTGGCGTTCTCTCGCTACGGAACCGGGGAGCCCGCAAAGCCTCTACGAATACTTCGCGAAGGTTTATCGTCCCAGAAAGCTCTTGGGGAAGTCGCCGAGGACTTCGGTCATGTATCTCATGTCGTTCGATCGGTTCGGCGACTACCTGCAACGGACGCCGACGATTGCCGATCTGAACGAAGAAGCGATCTGCGGCTTTCTCGAAGCGAGGTTGGCGAGCGGACTAGCGCATCAGACCGTCGACAAAGAGAGCGACAAGATCGTAGCGCTGTCGAACTATGCGGCACGGAAGCGGCATATCCCCGAATTCCTCGACATTCCGCAGATCAATCCGGCCGAGACGCTGCCGACTTGCTGGCAACGTGAGCAAGTGAGTCAGCTTTTCAGGGCGTGTCGTGAAGCAACCGGGACGTTCGGCGCCGCACCGCGGAGCGTTTGGTGGGGTGCGTTCCACGCTCTCTGCATCGTCACCGGCGAGCGCACGGAAGCGATGTTGTCCCTGCGCTGGGAGTGGCTGCAAGGGTTGACCCTCTCGGTTCCCGCGCAAGTTCGGAAAGGGAAACGCAAGGCGGCACGATATCGCTTGCCGCCGAACGTCGTGGAACAACTGGAAGAACTGCGGCGTTATACCGAGCGAGAAGGGAAAATCTTCGCCGTGCCGTGGAAGGATATTACCTCGTCGTTCTACGGCCATTACACGGCGCTGTTGAAACGCGCGGGGCTGCCCGACTCGCGTCGCTTCAAGCCGCAATGTCTGCGGCGAACCTTCGCGAGTTTCTTGGAAGCCGGCGGCGGGGATGCGACCGAAGCGCTCGGGCACAGTGACCGCAGCGTGACGAGGGAAAGCTATCTCGATACTTCGATCACGCTGGCCGGAAAGGAAGCCGCTTCGGCCATCGTCTGGCGCGAGCTCGGCTTAGCGTCGCGTCCGTTGGCGATCACCTATGCACCGTCGGGCGAATCGAGCCCGGACGTAGCGTAG